One window of Lemur catta isolate mLemCat1 chromosome 3, mLemCat1.pri, whole genome shotgun sequence genomic DNA carries:
- the RHBG gene encoding ammonium transporter Rh type B isoform X5: MAGSPRRAAGRRLLLPLLCLFFQGATAILFAVFVRYNHETDAALWHWGNHSSAANEFYFRYPSFQDVHVMIFVGFGFLMAFLQRYGFSSVGFTFFLAAFALQWSTLIQGFLHAFHGGHIHVGVESMINADFCAGAVLISFGAVLGKTGPAQLLLMALLEVVLFGVNEFVLLGLLGVRVWAGLGVGWSVPGWGLLSSCVPPPQVRDAGGSMTIHTFGAYFGLVLSRVLYRPRLEKSKHRQGSVYHSDLFAMIGTIFLWIFWPSFNSAPTSLGDGQHRTALNTYYSLTSSTLSTFALSALVSRDGRLDMVHIQNAALAGGVVVGTSSEMMLTPFGALAAGFLAGMVSTLGYKFFTPILESKFKVQDTCGVHNLHGMPGILGALVGVLVAGLATHEAYGDGAPAEAALPGLPLRLPVLRGPGLLGGAWGA; encoded by the exons ATGGCTGGGTCTCCCCGCCGCGCCGCAGGCCGGCggctgctgctgcccctgctgtGCCTCTTCTTCCAGGGCGCCACCGCCATCCTCTTTGCCGTCTTCGTCCGCTACAACCACGAAACCGACGCTGCCCTCTGGCACTGGGGCAACCACAGCAGTGCGGCCAATGAATTTTACTTTCGCTACCCAA GCTTCCAGGATGTGCACGTCATGATCTTCGTGGGCTTCGGCTTCCTCATGGCCTTCCTGCAGCGATACGGCTTCAGCAGTGTGGGCTTCACCTTCTTCCTGGCTGCCTTTGCCCTGCAGTGGTCCACACTGATTCAGGGCTTTCTCCATGCCTTCCATGGTGGCCACATCCATGTTGGCGTGGAGAG CATGATCAACGCTGACTTCTGTGCTGGGGCTGTGCTCATCTCCTTTGGTGCCGTCCTGGGCAAGACAGGGCCTGCACAGCTGCTGCTCATGGCCCTGCTGGAGGTGGTGCTGTTCGGTGTCAACGAGTTTGTGCTTCTCGGTCTCCTGGGGGTAAGagtctgggcagggctgggtgtggggtggtcagtgccaggctgggggctgctgtCCAGCTGTGTTCCACCCCCGCAGGTGCGGGATGCAGGCGGCTCCATGACTATCCACACGTTTGGTGCCTACTTCGGGCTGGTCCTCTCACGGGTCCTCTACAGGCCCCGGCTGGAGAAGAGCAAGCACCGTCAGGGCTCTGTCTACCACTCAGACCTCTTCGCCATGATTG GGACCATCTTCCTGTGGATCTTCTGGCCCAGCTTCAATTCTGCACCCACGTCGCTGGGGGACGGGCAGCATCGGACGGCCCTCAACACATACTACTCCCTGACCTCGAGCACCCTCAGCACCTTCGCCTTGTCAGCCCTCGTCAGCAGGGATGGGCGGCTCGACATG GTCCACATCCAGAATGCAGCGCTGGCCGGAGGGGTTGTAGTGGGGACATCAAGTGAAATGATGCTGACACCTTTTGGGGCTCTGGCAGCTGGCTTCTTGGCTGGGATGGTCTCCACACTGGGGTACAAGTTCTTCACG CCCATCCTTGAATCAAAATTCAAAGTCCAAGACACATGTGGTGTCCACAACCTCCATGGGATGCCAGGGATCCTGGGGGCCCTCGTGGGGGTCCTTGTGGCTGGGCTGGCCACCCATGAAGCTTATGGAGATGG
- the RHBG gene encoding ammonium transporter Rh type B isoform X7 yields MAGSPRRAAGRRLLLPLLCLFFQGATAILFAVFVRYNHETDAALWHWGNHSSAANEFYFRYPSFQDVHVMIFVGFGFLMAFLQRYGFSSVGFTFFLAAFALQWSTLIQGFLHAFHGGHIHVGVESMINADFCAGAVLISFGAVLGKTGPAQLLLMALLEVVLFGVNEFVLLGLLGVRVWAGLGVGWSVPGWGLLSSCVPPPQVRDAGGSMTIHTFGAYFGLVLSRVLYRPRLEKSKHRQGSVYHSDLFAMIGTIFLWIFWPSFNSAPTSLGDGQHRTALNTYYSLTSSTLSTFALSALVSRDGRLDMVHIQNAALAGGVVVGTSSEMMLTPFGALAAGFLAGMVSTLGPSLNQNSKSKTHVVSTTSMGCQGSWGPSWGSLWLGWPPMKLMEMATETGVNKINPGTALLVLSQVR; encoded by the exons ATGGCTGGGTCTCCCCGCCGCGCCGCAGGCCGGCggctgctgctgcccctgctgtGCCTCTTCTTCCAGGGCGCCACCGCCATCCTCTTTGCCGTCTTCGTCCGCTACAACCACGAAACCGACGCTGCCCTCTGGCACTGGGGCAACCACAGCAGTGCGGCCAATGAATTTTACTTTCGCTACCCAA GCTTCCAGGATGTGCACGTCATGATCTTCGTGGGCTTCGGCTTCCTCATGGCCTTCCTGCAGCGATACGGCTTCAGCAGTGTGGGCTTCACCTTCTTCCTGGCTGCCTTTGCCCTGCAGTGGTCCACACTGATTCAGGGCTTTCTCCATGCCTTCCATGGTGGCCACATCCATGTTGGCGTGGAGAG CATGATCAACGCTGACTTCTGTGCTGGGGCTGTGCTCATCTCCTTTGGTGCCGTCCTGGGCAAGACAGGGCCTGCACAGCTGCTGCTCATGGCCCTGCTGGAGGTGGTGCTGTTCGGTGTCAACGAGTTTGTGCTTCTCGGTCTCCTGGGGGTAAGagtctgggcagggctgggtgtggggtggtcagtgccaggctgggggctgctgtCCAGCTGTGTTCCACCCCCGCAGGTGCGGGATGCAGGCGGCTCCATGACTATCCACACGTTTGGTGCCTACTTCGGGCTGGTCCTCTCACGGGTCCTCTACAGGCCCCGGCTGGAGAAGAGCAAGCACCGTCAGGGCTCTGTCTACCACTCAGACCTCTTCGCCATGATTG GGACCATCTTCCTGTGGATCTTCTGGCCCAGCTTCAATTCTGCACCCACGTCGCTGGGGGACGGGCAGCATCGGACGGCCCTCAACACATACTACTCCCTGACCTCGAGCACCCTCAGCACCTTCGCCTTGTCAGCCCTCGTCAGCAGGGATGGGCGGCTCGACATG GTCCACATCCAGAATGCAGCGCTGGCCGGAGGGGTTGTAGTGGGGACATCAAGTGAAATGATGCTGACACCTTTTGGGGCTCTGGCAGCTGGCTTCTTGGCTGGGATGGTCTCCACACTGGG CCCATCCTTGAATCAAAATTCAAAGTCCAAGACACATGTGGTGTCCACAACCTCCATGGGATGCCAGGGATCCTGGGGGCCCTCGTGGGGGTCCTTGTGGCTGGGCTGGCCACCCATGAAGCTTATGGAGATGG CCACGGAAACTGGAGTGAACAAGATCAACCCA
- the RHBG gene encoding ammonium transporter Rh type B isoform X6, whose translation MAGSPRRAAGRRLLLPLLCLFFQGATAILFAVFVRYNHETDAALWHWGNHSSAANEFYFRYPSFQDVHVMIFVGFGFLMAFLQRYGFSSVGFTFFLAAFALQWSTLIQGFLHAFHGGHIHVGVESMINADFCAGAVLISFGAVLGKTGPAQLLLMALLEVVLFGVNEFVLLGLLGVRVWAGLGVGWSVPGWGLLSSCVPPPQVRDAGGSMTIHTFGAYFGLVLSRVLYRPRLEKSKHRQGSVYHSDLFAMIGTIFLWIFWPSFNSAPTSLGDGQHRTALNTYYSLTSSTLSTFALSALVSRDGRLDMVHIQNAALAGGVVVGTSSEMMLTPFGALAAGFLAGMVSTLGYKFFTPILESKFKVQDTCGVHNLHGMPGILGALVGVLVAGLATHEAYGDGHGNWSEQDQPRDCPPGPQSSAVEGH comes from the exons ATGGCTGGGTCTCCCCGCCGCGCCGCAGGCCGGCggctgctgctgcccctgctgtGCCTCTTCTTCCAGGGCGCCACCGCCATCCTCTTTGCCGTCTTCGTCCGCTACAACCACGAAACCGACGCTGCCCTCTGGCACTGGGGCAACCACAGCAGTGCGGCCAATGAATTTTACTTTCGCTACCCAA GCTTCCAGGATGTGCACGTCATGATCTTCGTGGGCTTCGGCTTCCTCATGGCCTTCCTGCAGCGATACGGCTTCAGCAGTGTGGGCTTCACCTTCTTCCTGGCTGCCTTTGCCCTGCAGTGGTCCACACTGATTCAGGGCTTTCTCCATGCCTTCCATGGTGGCCACATCCATGTTGGCGTGGAGAG CATGATCAACGCTGACTTCTGTGCTGGGGCTGTGCTCATCTCCTTTGGTGCCGTCCTGGGCAAGACAGGGCCTGCACAGCTGCTGCTCATGGCCCTGCTGGAGGTGGTGCTGTTCGGTGTCAACGAGTTTGTGCTTCTCGGTCTCCTGGGGGTAAGagtctgggcagggctgggtgtggggtggtcagtgccaggctgggggctgctgtCCAGCTGTGTTCCACCCCCGCAGGTGCGGGATGCAGGCGGCTCCATGACTATCCACACGTTTGGTGCCTACTTCGGGCTGGTCCTCTCACGGGTCCTCTACAGGCCCCGGCTGGAGAAGAGCAAGCACCGTCAGGGCTCTGTCTACCACTCAGACCTCTTCGCCATGATTG GGACCATCTTCCTGTGGATCTTCTGGCCCAGCTTCAATTCTGCACCCACGTCGCTGGGGGACGGGCAGCATCGGACGGCCCTCAACACATACTACTCCCTGACCTCGAGCACCCTCAGCACCTTCGCCTTGTCAGCCCTCGTCAGCAGGGATGGGCGGCTCGACATG GTCCACATCCAGAATGCAGCGCTGGCCGGAGGGGTTGTAGTGGGGACATCAAGTGAAATGATGCTGACACCTTTTGGGGCTCTGGCAGCTGGCTTCTTGGCTGGGATGGTCTCCACACTGGGGTACAAGTTCTTCACG CCCATCCTTGAATCAAAATTCAAAGTCCAAGACACATGTGGTGTCCACAACCTCCATGGGATGCCAGGGATCCTGGGGGCCCTCGTGGGGGTCCTTGTGGCTGGGCTGGCCACCCATGAAGCTTATGGAGATGG CCACGGAAACTGGAGTGAACAAGATCAACCCA
- the RHBG gene encoding ammonium transporter Rh type B isoform X8, with translation MAGSPRRAAGRRLLLPLLCLFFQGATAILFAVFVRYNHETDAALWHWGNHSSAANEFYFRYPSFQDVHVMIFVGFGFLMAFLQRYGFSSVGFTFFLAAFALQWSTLIQGFLHAFHGGHIHVGVESMINADFCAGAVLISFGAVLGKTGPAQLLLMALLEVVLFGVNEFVLLGLLGVRVWAGLGVGWSVPGWGLLSSCVPPPQVRDAGGSMTIHTFGAYFGLVLSRVLYRPRLEKSKHRQGSVYHSDLFAMIGTIFLWIFWPSFNSAPTSLGDGQHRTALNTYYSLTSSTLSTFALSALVSRDGRLDMVHIQNAALAGGVVVGTSSEMMLTPFGALAAGFLAGMVSTLGPSLNQNSKSKTHVVSTTSMGCQGSWGPSWGSLWLGWPPMKLMEMA, from the exons ATGGCTGGGTCTCCCCGCCGCGCCGCAGGCCGGCggctgctgctgcccctgctgtGCCTCTTCTTCCAGGGCGCCACCGCCATCCTCTTTGCCGTCTTCGTCCGCTACAACCACGAAACCGACGCTGCCCTCTGGCACTGGGGCAACCACAGCAGTGCGGCCAATGAATTTTACTTTCGCTACCCAA GCTTCCAGGATGTGCACGTCATGATCTTCGTGGGCTTCGGCTTCCTCATGGCCTTCCTGCAGCGATACGGCTTCAGCAGTGTGGGCTTCACCTTCTTCCTGGCTGCCTTTGCCCTGCAGTGGTCCACACTGATTCAGGGCTTTCTCCATGCCTTCCATGGTGGCCACATCCATGTTGGCGTGGAGAG CATGATCAACGCTGACTTCTGTGCTGGGGCTGTGCTCATCTCCTTTGGTGCCGTCCTGGGCAAGACAGGGCCTGCACAGCTGCTGCTCATGGCCCTGCTGGAGGTGGTGCTGTTCGGTGTCAACGAGTTTGTGCTTCTCGGTCTCCTGGGGGTAAGagtctgggcagggctgggtgtggggtggtcagtgccaggctgggggctgctgtCCAGCTGTGTTCCACCCCCGCAGGTGCGGGATGCAGGCGGCTCCATGACTATCCACACGTTTGGTGCCTACTTCGGGCTGGTCCTCTCACGGGTCCTCTACAGGCCCCGGCTGGAGAAGAGCAAGCACCGTCAGGGCTCTGTCTACCACTCAGACCTCTTCGCCATGATTG GGACCATCTTCCTGTGGATCTTCTGGCCCAGCTTCAATTCTGCACCCACGTCGCTGGGGGACGGGCAGCATCGGACGGCCCTCAACACATACTACTCCCTGACCTCGAGCACCCTCAGCACCTTCGCCTTGTCAGCCCTCGTCAGCAGGGATGGGCGGCTCGACATG GTCCACATCCAGAATGCAGCGCTGGCCGGAGGGGTTGTAGTGGGGACATCAAGTGAAATGATGCTGACACCTTTTGGGGCTCTGGCAGCTGGCTTCTTGGCTGGGATGGTCTCCACACTGGG CCCATCCTTGAATCAAAATTCAAAGTCCAAGACACATGTGGTGTCCACAACCTCCATGGGATGCCAGGGATCCTGGGGGCCCTCGTGGGGGTCCTTGTGGCTGGGCTGGCCACCCATGAAGCTTATGGAGATGG